From Erwinia pyri, a single genomic window includes:
- the phnC gene encoding phosphonate ABC transporter ATP-binding protein, with protein MAQALLKPAPAPELKPLRSAQKKVLAVRGLGKAYNAQNRVLQEINFDLHAGELVAVVGRSGAGKSTLLHVLNGTLPATEGEILNYRESGQQQNIVELNARQMREWRSECGMIFQDFCLVPRLDVLTNVLLGRLSQTSTLKSFFKIFPDADRARAIGLLEWLNMLPQALQRAENLSGGQMQRVAICRALMQNPKILLADEPVASLDPKNTRRIMDVLRQVSDNGISVMVNLHSVELVKEYCTRAIGIAKGRIVFDGHPSQLTEELLHTLYGEEMTQLN; from the coding sequence ATGGCACAGGCACTGTTAAAACCGGCCCCCGCTCCTGAGCTCAAGCCGCTGCGGTCAGCGCAGAAAAAAGTTCTGGCCGTAAGAGGCCTTGGCAAAGCGTACAACGCGCAAAACCGCGTGTTGCAGGAGATTAATTTTGATTTGCACGCCGGGGAGTTGGTGGCCGTTGTCGGGCGTTCCGGCGCGGGGAAATCCACGCTGTTGCATGTGCTGAATGGCACACTGCCTGCTACAGAGGGGGAGATCCTGAATTACCGCGAATCGGGTCAGCAGCAGAACATCGTTGAGCTGAATGCACGCCAGATGCGCGAATGGCGTAGCGAGTGCGGCATGATTTTCCAGGACTTCTGCCTGGTTCCGCGTCTTGATGTGCTCACCAATGTTCTGCTTGGCCGTCTCAGTCAGACTTCCACCCTGAAATCCTTTTTCAAAATCTTCCCGGATGCCGACCGCGCGCGGGCGATTGGCCTGCTGGAGTGGCTGAACATGCTGCCGCAGGCGCTGCAGCGTGCGGAAAACCTCTCGGGCGGACAGATGCAGCGCGTGGCGATCTGCCGGGCGCTGATGCAAAACCCAAAAATTCTGCTCGCCGATGAGCCTGTCGCCTCGCTCGATCCGAAAAATACCCGCCGCATTATGGATGTTCTGCGTCAGGTGAGCGACAACGGCATCAGCGTGATGGTCAACCTGCACTCGGTTGAACTGGTGAAAGAGTACTGTACCCGCGCCATTGGTATCGCCAAAGGGCGCATTGTGTTTGACGGACATCCGTCGCAGTTAACCGAAGAGCTTCTCCATACGCTGTATGGCGAAGAGATGACGCAACTTAACTAA
- the phnM gene encoding alpha-D-ribose 1-methylphosphonate 5-triphosphate diphosphatase encodes MIINNVKLILENEVVSGSLACENGVIRAFSDTASQLPAAIDGEGGWLMPGMVELHTDNLDKFFTPRPKVDWPAHSAMSSHDALMVANGITTVLDAIGVGDVRDGGHRLDNLEKMINAIRYSEQHGLNRAEHRLHLRCELPHDSTLPLFEQLMHTPELSLVSLMDHSPGQRQYTSLEKYRVYFQGKYNLNDLEMDEFESSQLRFAERWSKPNREAISAWCREYQIPLASHDDATLAHVEESKAVGSVIAEFPTTEEAARASRELGLQVLMGAPNIVRGGSHSGNVAAHQLAALGLLDILSSDYYPASLLDAAFRIASDENNGYQLPAAVALVTSNPARSIGLTDRGVIAEGKRADLVLVNHHQGQVHVRSTWAKGRVVY; translated from the coding sequence ATGATCATCAATAACGTCAAACTGATTCTGGAAAATGAAGTGGTCAGCGGCTCGCTGGCGTGTGAGAACGGCGTGATCCGGGCCTTCTCCGATACCGCCAGCCAGCTGCCAGCGGCTATTGATGGTGAGGGCGGCTGGCTGATGCCGGGAATGGTAGAGCTGCATACCGACAATCTTGATAAATTTTTCACGCCGCGCCCAAAAGTAGACTGGCCCGCGCACTCCGCCATGAGCAGCCACGATGCGCTGATGGTCGCCAACGGTATTACCACGGTGCTGGATGCCATTGGGGTAGGCGACGTGCGGGACGGCGGGCATCGGCTGGATAATCTGGAGAAGATGATCAATGCCATCCGCTACAGCGAGCAACACGGCCTGAACCGCGCCGAACATCGTCTGCATCTGCGCTGCGAGCTGCCGCATGACTCCACGCTGCCGCTGTTCGAGCAGCTGATGCATACGCCAGAGCTGTCGCTGGTCTCGCTGATGGACCACTCGCCGGGGCAGCGGCAGTACACCTCGCTGGAAAAGTACCGCGTTTATTTCCAGGGCAAGTACAATCTTAACGATCTGGAGATGGATGAGTTTGAGTCGAGCCAGCTGCGCTTTGCCGAGCGCTGGTCGAAACCCAACCGCGAGGCGATCTCAGCCTGGTGCCGTGAGTATCAGATCCCGCTGGCCAGCCATGACGACGCCACGCTGGCGCATGTGGAGGAGTCTAAGGCCGTTGGCAGCGTGATCGCGGAATTCCCCACCACGGAAGAGGCGGCAAGAGCTTCCCGCGAGCTGGGATTGCAGGTGCTGATGGGCGCACCGAATATTGTGCGCGGCGGTTCGCATTCGGGCAACGTGGCGGCGCACCAGCTCGCCGCGCTGGGCCTGCTGGATATTCTCTCTTCAGATTACTATCCCGCCAGCCTGCTGGATGCGGCGTTCCGTATCGCCAGCGACGAGAACAATGGCTATCAGCTCCCGGCGGCTGTCGCACTGGTTACCAGCAATCCTGCCCGCTCGATCGGCCTGACCGACCGCGGAGTGATAGCGGAGGGCAAGCGTGCGGATCTGGTGCTGGTGAATCACCATCAGGGGCAGGTCCACGTGCGCTCGACGTGGGCGAAAGGACGGGTCGTTTACTGA
- the phnE gene encoding phosphonate ABC transporter, permease protein PhnE, producing MQNTEFERYYQQIRGRQKRDTVLWSLILLALFLASGNVAEFSLTTVLTSLPHFFDYLGETLPVLHWNLLFADGHTEGSLAYWGYRLHIQLPLIWETLNLALAATLLSVAAAVILAFLAADNTHSPVWLRYAIRTAVAFLRTMPELAWAVMFVMAFGIGVIPGFLALALHTIGSLTKLFYEAIESASDKPGRGLASCGAGPLQRMRFALWPQVKPVFLSYSFMRLEVNFRQSTILGLVGAGGIGQELMTNIKLDRYDQVSMTMLLIIVVVSLLDTFSGHLRRWVVEGKAA from the coding sequence ATGCAAAACACTGAGTTTGAGCGCTATTATCAGCAAATTCGTGGCAGGCAGAAACGCGATACGGTTCTCTGGTCGCTGATCCTTCTGGCTCTCTTTCTGGCTTCCGGCAATGTCGCCGAATTCAGCCTCACCACCGTTCTGACGTCGCTGCCTCATTTCTTCGATTATCTTGGTGAAACGCTGCCAGTGCTGCACTGGAACCTGCTGTTTGCCGACGGGCATACCGAAGGCTCGCTGGCTTACTGGGGTTACCGGCTGCATATTCAGCTGCCGTTGATCTGGGAAACGCTCAATCTGGCGCTGGCGGCAACGCTGCTGTCGGTGGCTGCGGCGGTGATCCTTGCGTTTCTTGCCGCTGACAATACTCACTCCCCGGTCTGGCTGCGCTACGCCATCCGCACCGCTGTGGCCTTTTTACGCACCATGCCGGAACTGGCCTGGGCGGTGATGTTTGTGATGGCCTTTGGTATCGGCGTGATACCGGGCTTTCTGGCGCTGGCGCTGCACACTATCGGCAGCCTGACCAAGCTGTTCTATGAAGCTATCGAGAGCGCTTCGGATAAGCCGGGGCGAGGGCTGGCCTCCTGTGGTGCTGGCCCCTTACAAAGAATGCGTTTTGCGCTCTGGCCACAGGTGAAGCCGGTGTTTCTCTCTTACAGCTTTATGCGTCTGGAAGTCAACTTCCGGCAGTCGACCATTCTTGGGCTGGTAGGGGCCGGCGGTATAGGTCAGGAGCTGATGACCAATATCAAGTTGGATCGGTACGATCAGGTCAGTATGACGATGTTGCTGATTATCGTGGTGGTGTCGCTTCTGGATACTTTTTCCGGCCATCTGCGCCGCTGGGTTGTCGAGGGGAAAGCAGC
- the phnN gene encoding ribose 1,5-bisphosphokinase — protein MARLIWLMGASGSGKDSLLDALREAAPEGVLVAHRYITRAADAGGENHIALSEAEFQRRRAKGLFAIDWLAHQQAYALGIEIDLWLAQDLDVVVNGSRLHLPAAEQRYGTQLLPVCLQVSPGVLAQRLRQRGREGEEQIAQRLRRAAEGPPSSCMMLNNDGPLSQTLSEFMALLAEQACSPAQAFAASGSQAAGR, from the coding sequence ATGGCCAGGCTCATCTGGCTGATGGGCGCCTCCGGTTCAGGCAAGGACAGCCTGCTGGATGCGCTGCGCGAAGCGGCACCGGAAGGGGTGCTGGTGGCGCACCGCTACATTACCCGGGCTGCTGACGCCGGGGGCGAAAATCATATCGCCCTCAGCGAGGCGGAGTTTCAGCGACGGCGCGCAAAAGGGCTGTTCGCGATTGACTGGCTGGCGCATCAGCAGGCCTATGCGCTGGGCATCGAAATCGACCTCTGGCTGGCGCAGGATCTTGACGTGGTGGTGAACGGGTCACGGCTGCACCTGCCAGCTGCTGAACAGCGTTACGGTACGCAGCTGCTGCCCGTGTGCCTGCAGGTGTCGCCCGGGGTGCTGGCTCAGCGTCTCCGGCAGCGCGGCAGGGAGGGGGAGGAGCAGATAGCGCAGCGCCTTCGCCGTGCCGCAGAAGGCCCGCCGTCTTCCTGCATGATGCTGAATAATGACGGCCCGCTGAGCCAGACGCTGAGCGAGTTTATGGCGCTGCTGGCAGAGCAGGCGTGTTCGCCAGCTCAAGCGTTTGCTGCTTCAGGTAGCCAGGCTGCGGGACGCTAA
- the phnD gene encoding phosphonate ABC transporter substrate-binding protein, translating into MKKLLLTSLLASVVASGFAQAATPKELNLGILGGQNATQQIGDNQCVKDFFDKELGTDTKLRNSSDYSGVIQGLLGGKVDMVLSMSPSSYASVYIKDPKAVDVVGIAVDDTDKSKGYHSVVIVKADSPYKKLSDLKGKSFGMADPDSTSGFLIPNQTFKKEFGGSVDDKYNGFFSSVTFSGGHEQDVLGVLNGQFEGAVTWASMVGDYNTGYTSGAFTRMIRMDHPDLMKQIRIIWESPLIPNGPILVSNKLDADFKPKLVAAIKKLDTENHSCFIKAMGGTQHIGPATVADYQNIIDMKRELTKGAR; encoded by the coding sequence ATGAAAAAATTATTATTAACCTCCCTCCTGGCAAGCGTAGTGGCATCAGGTTTTGCTCAGGCAGCCACGCCAAAGGAACTGAACTTAGGCATTTTGGGTGGTCAGAACGCCACGCAGCAGATCGGTGATAACCAGTGCGTAAAGGATTTCTTCGATAAAGAGCTGGGGACGGATACTAAATTACGTAACTCTTCCGACTACTCCGGCGTGATTCAGGGGCTGCTGGGCGGCAAAGTGGATATGGTGCTGAGCATGTCTCCCTCTTCCTATGCCTCTGTCTATATTAAAGATCCCAAAGCGGTAGACGTTGTGGGAATTGCGGTTGACGATACTGATAAATCAAAAGGCTACCACTCAGTGGTTATCGTGAAAGCCGACAGCCCCTATAAGAAGCTGTCAGATCTGAAAGGCAAATCTTTCGGTATGGCTGACCCTGACTCAACCTCAGGCTTCCTGATCCCCAACCAGACCTTCAAAAAAGAGTTTGGCGGCAGCGTGGATGACAAATACAACGGCTTCTTCTCCAGCGTGACCTTCTCCGGCGGCCATGAGCAGGACGTGTTAGGCGTGCTGAATGGTCAGTTTGAAGGTGCAGTGACCTGGGCTTCCATGGTCGGCGATTACAACACCGGCTACACCAGCGGGGCGTTTACCCGCATGATCCGCATGGATCACCCCGACCTGATGAAGCAGATTCGTATTATCTGGGAATCGCCGCTGATCCCTAACGGCCCGATCCTGGTAAGCAACAAGCTGGATGCTGATTTCAAACCTAAGCTGGTCGCTGCCATCAAAAAGCTGGATACCGAGAACCACAGCTGCTTTATCAAAGCGATGGGCGGTACACAGCATATTGGCCCGGCTACCGTGGCGGATTACCAGAACATCATTGATATGAAGCGTGAACTGACCAAGGGCGCGCGTTAA
- the phnP gene encoding phosphonate metabolism protein PhnP — translation MQFTFLGTGDVRQVPVFGCDCAACLRARQHSARRRTPTSALIRQGGETTLLDAGQCHLEEQFAPGELDRIFLTHFHMDHVQGLFALRWGMGAKIPVYSPPDEQGCDDLYRHPGLLAFQPFLRPFDPLPCGDLLFTPLPLIHSKITFGYLIEHQGVRLAYLTDTVGLPEETLSWLQQRRIDHLVLDCSYAPTDSPPRNHNDISLALALHQQLAPAQTWLTHIGHEVDNWLAANSLPPGVAAAYDGLTLEM, via the coding sequence ATGCAGTTTACTTTTTTGGGAACCGGTGACGTCCGCCAGGTGCCGGTTTTTGGCTGCGATTGCGCAGCCTGTCTGCGCGCCCGGCAGCACTCCGCGCGACGGCGCACGCCCACCAGCGCCTTAATCCGCCAGGGTGGCGAAACCACACTGCTGGATGCGGGGCAGTGCCATCTGGAGGAGCAGTTTGCGCCGGGCGAGCTGGACCGCATTTTTCTGACCCATTTTCATATGGACCATGTGCAGGGGCTTTTTGCGCTGCGCTGGGGGATGGGAGCCAAAATTCCGGTTTACTCTCCGCCCGACGAACAGGGATGTGACGATCTCTACCGGCATCCCGGTCTGCTCGCCTTTCAGCCTTTCCTGCGGCCTTTTGACCCGCTTCCCTGCGGCGATCTGCTGTTTACGCCGCTGCCGCTTATTCATTCGAAAATCACCTTCGGCTATCTGATTGAGCATCAGGGCGTGCGGCTGGCCTACCTTACCGATACCGTCGGGCTGCCAGAGGAGACGCTGAGCTGGCTTCAGCAGCGAAGGATCGATCACCTGGTTCTCGACTGTAGCTATGCTCCCACCGACTCGCCGCCGCGCAACCACAATGACATCTCGCTGGCGCTGGCTTTACATCAGCAGCTTGCTCCTGCTCAAACCTGGCTGACACATATCGGTCATGAGGTGGATAACTGGCTGGCTGCCAATTCCTTGCCGCCAGGCGTAGCCGCAGCGTATGACGGCTTAACGCTGGAAATGTGA